One stretch of Methanobacterium aggregans DNA includes these proteins:
- the mcrB gene encoding coenzyme-B sulfoethylthiotransferase subunit beta encodes MAKFEDKIDLYDDRGNLVEEQVPLEALSPLKNPAIKAIVQGVKRTVAVNLEGTEKALRNATIGGKACKILGRELDLDLVGNAEAIAEKAKEMIQVEAGDNTNVQLLAGGKRILVQIPTARFEAAAEYSAAPLVTASAFIQAIIDVCDVNMYDANMVKAAVLGRYPQTVDFMGGNLATMLDVPQKLEGAGYALRNIMVNHVVATTLKNTMQSSALSSILEQAAMFEMGDAVGAFERMHLLGLAYQGFNADNLVFDLVKANGKEGTVGSVVADLVERAEADGVIKVDKDLNGFKLYGTDDVAKWNAYASAGMMAATMVSTGAARACQSVASALLYYNDIIEFETGLPGVDFGRVEGTAVGFSFFSHSIYGGGGPGIFNGNHIVTRHSKGFAIPCVAASMALDAGTQMFSPEATSGLIKEVFSQVDAFREPLKYVVEAAVDIKDKI; translated from the coding sequence ATGGCAAAGTTTGAAGATAAGATCGACTTGTACGACGACAGAGGCAATCTTGTTGAAGAACAAGTACCGCTCGAGGCCCTCAGTCCATTAAAGAACCCTGCAATTAAAGCAATCGTTCAGGGAGTTAAAAGGACTGTAGCTGTAAACTTAGAAGGTACCGAAAAAGCTTTAAGAAATGCAACTATTGGTGGAAAAGCATGTAAAATCCTAGGAAGGGAACTAGATCTTGACCTAGTGGGAAATGCAGAAGCCATAGCAGAAAAAGCAAAAGAAATGATACAAGTTGAAGCAGGCGACAACACAAATGTTCAGTTACTCGCAGGTGGAAAAAGGATACTTGTACAGATACCAACCGCAAGGTTCGAAGCAGCAGCTGAATACTCAGCAGCTCCATTAGTAACAGCATCCGCATTCATCCAGGCTATAATTGATGTTTGTGACGTTAACATGTACGATGCAAACATGGTTAAAGCAGCAGTACTCGGTAGATACCCACAGACAGTTGATTTCATGGGTGGAAACTTAGCAACCATGCTTGACGTGCCTCAGAAACTTGAAGGTGCAGGTTACGCATTAAGGAACATCATGGTTAACCACGTTGTTGCAACAACCCTCAAAAACACCATGCAGTCATCTGCTCTATCCAGTATATTAGAACAGGCTGCAATGTTTGAGATGGGTGATGCAGTAGGAGCATTTGAAAGAATGCACCTTTTAGGACTTGCATACCAGGGATTCAACGCTGACAACTTAGTGTTCGATCTCGTAAAAGCAAACGGTAAAGAAGGTACAGTTGGTTCAGTCGTAGCAGACCTTGTTGAAAGGGCAGAAGCTGACGGTGTAATCAAAGTAGACAAAGACCTCAACGGATTCAAATTATACGGCACAGACGATGTAGCAAAATGGAATGCATATGCTTCCGCTGGTATGATGGCCGCTACAATGGTCAGTACCGGTGCTGCAAGAGCTTGTCAGAGTGTTGCTTCAGCACTTCTATACTACAACGATATAATAGAATTTGAGACTGGATTACCAGGTGTAGACTTTGGTAGAGTAGAAGGTACAGCTGTAGGATTCTCCTTCTTCAGCCACTCCATATATGGTGGTGGAGGTCCAGGTATCTTCAACGGTAACCACATCGTTACAAGACACAGTAAAGGATTTGCTATACCATGCGTTGCAGCATCAATGGCATTAGACGCAGGTACACAGATGTTCTCCCCAGAAGCAACCTCCGGATTAATAAAAGAGGTATTCAGCCAAGTTGATGCATTCCGAGAACCACTTAAATATGTCGTGGAGGCAGCAGTCGACATAAAGGACAAAATCTAA
- the mcrG gene encoding coenzyme-B sulfoethylthiotransferase subunit gamma, translating to MAQFYPGTSQVAQNRRNLCNPDYELEKFREISDEDVVKVLGHRAPGEEYPSVHPPLEEMDEPDDVIREMVEPVDGAKAGDRVRYIQFVDSMYFAPAQPYARSRAYLCRYRGADAGTLSGRQIIEARERDLEKISKELLETEFFDPARTGIRGASVHGHSLRLDEDGLMFDMLRRQVLNKETGKVEAIKNQIGEELDEPVVLGEPLDEATLRSKTTIYRMDGEAYKDDKDAVEVLHRIHVTRSNGGYSPE from the coding sequence ATGGCACAATTTTATCCCGGAACTAGTCAGGTTGCTCAGAATCGAAGGAATTTATGCAACCCTGATTACGAACTTGAAAAATTTAGAGAAATCTCAGACGAAGATGTTGTAAAAGTCTTAGGTCACAGAGCTCCTGGTGAGGAATACCCCAGCGTACACCCACCACTAGAAGAAATGGACGAACCAGATGATGTTATAAGAGAAATGGTCGAGCCAGTCGACGGTGCAAAAGCCGGTGACAGGGTACGATACATTCAGTTTGTTGACTCAATGTACTTCGCACCAGCTCAACCATACGCAAGATCAAGGGCTTACCTATGCAGGTACCGAGGTGCTGACGCAGGTACACTATCAGGAAGGCAGATCATAGAGGCAAGGGAAAGGGACCTTGAGAAAATCTCCAAGGAACTCCTGGAAACAGAATTCTTTGACCCAGCCCGTACAGGCATAAGGGGCGCAAGTGTGCACGGTCACTCATTAAGGCTTGACGAAGACGGTCTCATGTTCGACATGTTAAGAAGACAGGTCTTGAACAAAGAAACCGGAAAAGTTGAAGCTATAAAGAATCAGATCGGTGAAGAACTGGACGAACCTGTTGTTTTAGGTGAACCACTCGACGAAGCAACCCTTAGATCAAAAACAACCATCTACAGGATGGATGGTGAAGCATACAAAGACGACAAAGACGCAGTAGAAGTACTCCACAGGATACACGTAACCAGATCAAACGGTGGATACAGTCCTGAATAA
- the mcrD gene encoding methyl-coenzyme M reductase operon protein D, with amino-acid sequence MDIEIFPHRLLSADTTERLLNDLEKIEGVKRMVLQGQRLPQGSDNPDRRTIMIDGEEVDLQIKTGRILMEINSEETIDEVKEICEELLPFGYNIHMGLFIRKQKTVTDQIKYGDKLDEVPDEMIGLTDQNAKLSERAKVLKRKE; translated from the coding sequence ATGGACATTGAAATATTTCCACACAGGTTGTTAAGCGCGGATACAACAGAAAGATTGTTAAATGATCTTGAAAAAATTGAAGGCGTTAAAAGAATGGTTCTTCAGGGACAGAGACTTCCTCAGGGCTCCGATAACCCAGATCGCCGAACCATAATGATTGATGGTGAGGAAGTTGACTTACAGATTAAAACTGGACGAATTCTAATGGAAATCAACAGTGAAGAAACGATTGATGAAGTAAAAGAGATATGCGAAGAACTTCTGCCATTTGGATACAACATACACATGGGTTTGTTCATAAGGAAACAGAAAACAGTGACAGATCAGATAAAATACGGAGACAAACTGGACGAAGTTCCAGATGAAATGATCGGTTTAACAGATCAGAACGCAAAACTCAGTGAAAGAGCCAAAGTACTAAAAAGGAAAGAATAG
- the mtrD gene encoding tetrahydromethanopterin S-methyltransferase subunit D has protein sequence MDPLLLIGAMTVGGVLIGGGVHFIPVGGAPAAIATATGVGTGTAMLAAGSGMTGLIAAASMTGSPLWLILAAGAVGSMIMIGITMLIGNLIYVWGVGVVPASAKVAVDPITKYEQEKYITPGTEGHGIPTVCFVSGLIGAALGGIGGGLVYWALNSALTTAGLSYSSLSAATVAGIFAVGMFFVNAVLASYNIGGTIEGFHDPKFKRLGRGALACLIASLVIGIFSVLLIKGGVF, from the coding sequence ATGGACCCATTATTATTAATAGGCGCTATGACAGTTGGAGGCGTTCTCATTGGTGGAGGTGTACACTTCATACCAGTGGGTGGTGCTCCAGCAGCTATAGCAACGGCTACAGGTGTCGGAACCGGTACTGCAATGCTTGCAGCAGGTTCAGGTATGACAGGTCTCATAGCCGCAGCATCAATGACAGGATCACCACTATGGCTCATCCTAGCAGCAGGTGCTGTAGGTTCAATGATCATGATAGGTATAACCATGTTAATTGGTAACCTCATCTACGTATGGGGTGTTGGAGTTGTACCTGCATCTGCAAAAGTTGCAGTCGACCCAATAACAAAATACGAACAGGAAAAATACATAACACCAGGTACTGAAGGGCACGGAATCCCAACAGTATGTTTTGTAAGCGGTTTAATTGGAGCAGCCCTAGGTGGAATCGGTGGTGGGCTGGTTTATTGGGCTTTAAACAGTGCATTAACCACAGCAGGACTATCATACTCATCATTAAGTGCTGCCACAGTTGCAGGAATATTCGCTGTGGGCATGTTCTTCGTTAACGCAGTTTTAGCTTCCTACAACATAGGAGGTACAATTGAAGGATTCCACGACCCTAAATTCAAGAGGCTTGGACGTGGAGCATTAGCATGCCTTATAGCATCCCTTGTAATAGGAATCTTTTCAGTTCTACTAATTAAAGGAGGTGTCTTCTAA
- the mtrA gene encoding tetrahydromethanopterin S-methyltransferase subunit A, whose product MADKKSPAEGWPVVNGDYVVGDPESPVAAVTLASHIEDVPADAGAAIAGPCKTENLGVEKVIANIISNPNIRFLILCGSEVQGHITGQSIQALHENGVDPEKRSILGATGAIPYVENVPDEGIERFQQQLELVDLIDVEDAASIQSKVKECIEKDPGAFEEEAMVIEISEEEGEEEEGEEVKPVTPETALIDARIRNIQTQIKGIGANQRIFAGMYAGKVQGLVIGLAFILTLGTILLLK is encoded by the coding sequence ATGGCTGATAAAAAATCACCCGCAGAAGGATGGCCTGTCGTAAACGGTGACTACGTGGTCGGAGACCCAGAAAGCCCTGTTGCAGCAGTTACACTAGCTTCTCACATTGAAGATGTGCCAGCAGATGCAGGCGCAGCAATAGCAGGACCATGCAAAACCGAAAACCTCGGAGTCGAGAAGGTCATAGCTAACATAATATCCAACCCGAACATAAGGTTCCTCATACTCTGTGGATCAGAGGTGCAGGGACACATCACCGGTCAGAGTATACAGGCGCTACACGAAAATGGTGTTGACCCAGAAAAGAGAAGCATCTTAGGTGCAACTGGAGCTATACCATACGTTGAAAACGTACCTGATGAAGGAATAGAAAGATTCCAGCAGCAGCTGGAATTAGTGGACCTCATAGATGTTGAGGACGCTGCATCTATCCAGTCTAAAGTAAAAGAGTGCATAGAAAAAGATCCAGGTGCCTTTGAAGAAGAAGCAATGGTCATAGAGATCTCAGAGGAAGAAGGTGAAGAGGAAGAAGGTGAAGAAGTTAAACCAGTAACACCTGAAACAGCATTAATTGATGCAAGAATCCGTAACATACAGACACAGATCAAAGGGATCGGTGCAAACCAGAGGATTTTTGCAGGTATGTACGCTGGAAAAGTTCAGGGACTTGTTATAGGTTTAGCATTCATCTTAACTCTTGGAACCATCTTACTCTTGAAATAA
- the mtrC gene encoding tetrahydromethanopterin S-methyltransferase subunit MtrC, with protein MSAAAGGAPEIGVSPTKTLALGVIGGLLGIYATPINPVLGPLFASLGAVCAIVWGADAIRRVASYGLGTGVPSIGYMSLAIGIIGAVAGMAGALISGIPTILGPLFGFVLAMVLGAVVSGIGKKVIKMKIPILVRCTIELSGAAALSIFGFSAAIAGSYSMSAILTAVISTGFIGLLFILNTMAIQHPFNACLGPNENQIRTLKLASTTGFMAMAIVGLLAIGTSSTLWAPVTISVVGALAWFISIRSFIQASLNEAASVKWTGLWPKEEEQ; from the coding sequence ATGTCAGCAGCAGCAGGAGGCGCACCTGAAATAGGTGTTTCCCCAACTAAAACATTGGCACTTGGAGTAATAGGCGGCCTTTTAGGAATTTACGCAACTCCAATCAACCCAGTACTTGGACCACTCTTTGCATCATTAGGTGCAGTTTGTGCAATAGTATGGGGAGCTGACGCTATAAGAAGAGTTGCAAGCTACGGTTTAGGTACAGGTGTGCCTTCAATAGGTTACATGTCCCTAGCTATAGGTATCATAGGTGCAGTTGCAGGTATGGCAGGCGCTTTAATATCTGGAATACCAACAATACTCGGACCACTATTCGGATTCGTACTTGCAATGGTACTTGGAGCAGTAGTTTCAGGAATTGGTAAAAAAGTCATTAAAATGAAAATACCAATACTTGTAAGGTGCACAATTGAGCTTTCAGGTGCAGCTGCATTATCCATATTCGGTTTTTCAGCAGCAATAGCTGGAAGTTACTCCATGTCAGCAATACTTACAGCAGTCATATCAACAGGATTCATAGGACTTCTGTTTATATTAAACACAATGGCAATACAGCACCCATTCAACGCATGTCTCGGACCAAACGAGAACCAGATAAGAACCTTAAAACTCGCATCAACCACAGGATTTATGGCAATGGCAATAGTAGGTTTACTTGCAATTGGAACGTCCAGTACCTTGTGGGCACCTGTGACAATATCTGTTGTTGGTGCTTTAGCATGGTTCATTTCAATCAGATCCTTTATACAGGCATCATTGAATGAAGCAGCATCCGTCAAATGGACGGGACTATGGCCAAAAGAGGAAGAGCAGTAA
- the mtrE gene encoding tetrahydromethanopterin S-methyltransferase subunit E, whose product MDPMITGLGVVALMGAAATIAGAAEDLESDVGSMSNPNSQVQLAPQMGHLHRIFNKAVSGEPVQMGVLAGVAGSVAFVLMGAIGLPVIMSIAAGGFIAALVHTAYAATSYLGRIVSEAQFNQPVYLDVITQTLGPIAAHGFITTFCIVGLSYMMTLNIVGFNHPFPLPLLAVLWGITIGAIGSSTGDVHYGAEREYQTYPFGGGIPVAIHGDITTKAELGARNSLDVVNFCAKYGGPLTGFCFGAIVFFSFWTTIVFGAAGGVVASFVIILLLIILNNRIEVFARTKYGPYKE is encoded by the coding sequence ATGGACCCTATGATAACAGGATTAGGTGTTGTTGCTCTTATGGGTGCTGCCGCAACCATTGCAGGCGCTGCAGAGGACTTAGAATCTGACGTAGGTTCAATGAGTAACCCAAACTCACAGGTTCAGCTCGCACCCCAGATGGGACACCTACACAGGATCTTCAACAAAGCTGTTTCCGGTGAACCAGTACAAATGGGTGTACTTGCAGGTGTAGCAGGTTCTGTAGCATTTGTCCTAATGGGCGCAATAGGCTTACCCGTTATAATGTCAATAGCTGCAGGAGGATTCATAGCAGCTTTAGTACACACAGCATATGCTGCAACATCTTACTTAGGAAGGATAGTAAGTGAAGCACAGTTCAACCAGCCAGTTTACCTTGATGTCATAACACAGACATTAGGACCAATAGCTGCCCATGGATTTATAACAACATTTTGTATAGTAGGATTATCCTACATGATGACGTTAAATATAGTAGGATTTAACCACCCGTTCCCACTACCACTCTTGGCAGTGCTATGGGGTATAACAATAGGTGCTATAGGCTCATCAACAGGAGATGTTCACTACGGTGCAGAAAGGGAATACCAGACCTACCCATTCGGTGGAGGTATACCAGTGGCTATCCACGGTGACATAACAACTAAGGCAGAACTCGGTGCAAGGAACTCACTGGATGTTGTAAACTTCTGTGCAAAATACGGTGGACCTTTAACAGGTTTCTGTTTTGGAGCAATTGTGTTCTTCAGTTTCTGGACAACCATTGTTTTCGGTGCAGCAGGTGGAGTAGTCGCAAGCTTTGTGATAATCTTACTACTGATCATACTAAACAACAGAATAGAAGTCTTTGCAAGAACCAAATACGGACCCTACAAAGAATGA
- the mcrC gene encoding methyl-coenzyme M reductase I operon protein C, producing the protein MIGKSTHVVDCRETMGMGEGGGIAQRGTFAQCGSEVLAIAMSPGRRHITKPVCEITFALREANIQTSTLVLNAGGGVPQDAPSAGHGSLFGLTPKEIEQIKRHRLVVVHLGGVKHHIIYKARLILRNVNRPCVIICEYPVDFEDFAKIGVKTRAVMPDEPKTKGEIKDIISGVIRGETCPQEKLDEIIRKVRLALGGA; encoded by the coding sequence ATGATAGGAAAATCCACACATGTTGTAGACTGCAGAGAAACCATGGGAATGGGCGAAGGAGGAGGAATTGCCCAGAGAGGAACATTTGCACAGTGTGGAAGTGAAGTTTTGGCAATAGCAATGTCTCCTGGAAGGAGGCACATAACTAAACCTGTTTGTGAAATTACCTTTGCTCTAAGGGAAGCTAACATACAGACAAGTACACTTGTTTTAAATGCAGGCGGCGGTGTTCCACAGGACGCTCCATCAGCAGGTCATGGAAGCCTTTTCGGACTCACTCCAAAGGAGATCGAGCAGATAAAACGGCACAGGCTTGTTGTTGTACACCTTGGAGGTGTGAAACATCACATCATTTACAAGGCTAGGCTGATTCTAAGGAACGTTAACAGGCCATGCGTTATAATATGTGAATATCCCGTTGACTTTGAGGATTTTGCAAAGATAGGTGTCAAAACAAGGGCCGTTATGCCTGATGAACCTAAAACCAAAGGTGAAATCAAGGATATCATAAGCGGCGTTATCAGAGGAGAAACCTGTCCCCAAGAGAAGTTGGATGAAATTATTAGAAAAGTAAGATTAGCATTAGGAGGTGCATGA
- the mtrB gene encoding tetrahydromethanopterin S-methyltransferase subunit MtrB: MVEMLPLIKIAPESNLTLDPSTGIVGAALGRDVVLVSLDTINEQIAELEIAADDIEHALDPTTVSPGAYPGREGVYVTAGKLTNMVYGFVLGLVLLVALLL, translated from the coding sequence ATGGTAGAAATGTTACCTTTAATAAAAATAGCTCCTGAATCAAACTTGACTCTTGACCCTTCCACAGGTATCGTGGGAGCAGCACTAGGCAGAGACGTCGTATTAGTATCATTAGACACTATAAATGAACAAATAGCTGAATTAGAGATTGCGGCAGACGATATTGAACACGCTCTTGATCCAACAACCGTATCTCCCGGTGCTTATCCTGGAAGGGAAGGAGTTTACGTAACAGCAGGTAAACTAACCAACATGGTTTATGGATTTGTATTAGGGCTTGTACTGCTGGTCGCCCTATTATTATAG
- the mcrA gene encoding coenzyme-B sulfoethylthiotransferase subunit alpha, with amino-acid sequence MADKKFMEALNKKFKEAPEEKKTTFYSFGGWKQSERKREFAEAGKEVAAKRGIPQYNPDVGSPLGQRVLMPYQVSTTDTFVEGDDLHFVNNAAMQQFWDDIRRTVIVGLGTAHSVIEKRLGKEVSPETITNYLETVNHSMPGAAVVQEHMVETHPALVADSYVKIFTGNDEVADEIDSAYVIDINKMFPDDQAEVLKAEVGDGIWQAVRIPTIVSRTCDGGTTSRWSAMQIGMSMISAYKQCAGEAATGDFAFAAKHAEVIHMGTALPQRRARGENEPGGIPFGYLADICQSSRKYMDDPVRVSLDVVASGAMLYDQIWLGSYMSGGVGFTQYATAAYTDNILDDFCYYGKEYVEDKFGGLCEAPNDMDTVLDVGSEVTFYSLEQYEEYPALLETQFGGSQRAAVAAAAAGCSTGFATGNAQTGLSAWYLSMYLHKEQHSRLGFYGYDLQDQCGASNVFSIRGDEGLPLELRGPNYPNYAMNVGHQGEYAGIAQSAHAARKDAFVFNPLVKIAFADDSLAFDFSEVRAGFAKGALREFEPAGERALISPAK; translated from the coding sequence ATGGCTGATAAAAAATTTATGGAAGCTTTAAATAAGAAATTCAAAGAAGCCCCAGAAGAAAAGAAAACAACCTTCTACTCATTCGGTGGATGGAAACAATCCGAGAGGAAAAGGGAATTCGCAGAAGCTGGTAAAGAAGTAGCAGCTAAACGTGGAATTCCTCAGTACAACCCAGATGTTGGTTCTCCACTCGGTCAGAGGGTTCTCATGCCTTACCAGGTTTCAACCACAGACACATTTGTTGAAGGTGACGACCTCCACTTCGTAAACAACGCTGCAATGCAGCAGTTCTGGGACGATATCAGGAGAACTGTTATCGTTGGATTAGGAACAGCTCACAGTGTTATCGAAAAAAGGTTAGGTAAAGAAGTTTCCCCTGAAACAATCACAAACTACCTGGAAACTGTCAACCACTCAATGCCTGGTGCAGCAGTTGTTCAGGAACACATGGTGGAAACCCACCCTGCACTTGTTGCAGACAGTTACGTGAAAATATTCACAGGTAACGACGAAGTAGCAGATGAAATAGACTCTGCATACGTCATAGACATCAACAAAATGTTCCCAGATGACCAGGCAGAAGTTCTTAAAGCTGAAGTTGGCGACGGTATCTGGCAGGCTGTCAGGATCCCAACAATAGTTTCAAGGACCTGTGATGGAGGTACAACCTCCAGGTGGTCTGCTATGCAGATCGGTATGTCCATGATCTCTGCTTACAAACAGTGTGCAGGAGAAGCCGCAACCGGTGACTTCGCATTTGCTGCAAAACACGCAGAAGTTATACACATGGGTACAGCTCTACCACAGAGGAGAGCAAGGGGAGAAAACGAACCTGGTGGAATTCCATTCGGTTACCTGGCTGACATCTGTCAGTCCTCAAGGAAATACATGGATGACCCAGTAAGGGTAAGTCTGGACGTTGTTGCATCCGGTGCAATGTTATACGACCAGATCTGGTTAGGTTCATACATGTCCGGTGGTGTTGGATTCACACAGTACGCAACAGCTGCTTACACTGACAACATCCTTGACGACTTCTGTTACTACGGTAAAGAGTACGTCGAAGACAAATTCGGTGGACTATGTGAAGCTCCAAACGACATGGACACAGTACTGGACGTAGGTTCTGAAGTAACCTTCTACTCACTTGAACAGTACGAAGAATACCCAGCACTTCTCGAGACCCAGTTCGGTGGATCACAGAGGGCCGCAGTTGCAGCAGCTGCAGCAGGATGTTCCACAGGATTCGCAACTGGTAACGCTCAGACAGGTTTAAGCGCATGGTACTTATCCATGTACTTACACAAAGAACAGCACTCACGTCTTGGTTTCTACGGATACGACCTTCAGGATCAGTGTGGTGCATCCAACGTATTCTCCATCAGAGGAGACGAAGGATTACCACTTGAACTCAGAGGACCAAACTATCCAAACTACGCAATGAACGTGGGCCACCAGGGAGAATACGCAGGTATAGCTCAATCTGCACACGCAGCACGTAAAGACGCATTTGTATTTAACCCACTGGTTAAAATCGCATTTGCTGACGACAGCCTAGCATTTGACTTCTCAGAAGTACGTGCAGGATTCGCTAAAGGTGCATTAAGAGAATTCGAACCAGCAGGAGAAAGAGCTCTTATCTCTCCAGCTAAATAA
- the mmp10 gene encoding methyl coenzyme M reductase-arginine methyltransferase Mmp10 (Mmp10 (methanogenesis marker protein 10) is a cobalamin-requiring radical SAM methyltransferase that creates the methylarginine modification to methyl coenzyme M reductase.), with protein MQIIADVGGIPGKDCRGFCKYCYFRKVKGNEPLGCKNCSPGRVGCESCTTGVRETKNEFIPPFMVLGSVQNSLMMGNYHDADLKVNVSGGGDVSCYPHLMELTSGLNQWDLPIHLGYTSGKGIDDSKIAADLISLGVNEVTFTVFSTDPHLRREWVLDDKPEESMKALEIFCQNSEVHAASVIVPGVNDGEKLFETCAKLEEWGAKAFILMRFANNRNQGLVLGNEPIIEGVESHSIDEFDALVRSVNKEFNFKVTGTPVCDPENDTPFAISKDKNKEYLEILSEVTSEATILTSNVSAPFIKKIIKNIGAEDLVNVVAAEQDIGCLITHEDLEKIDLGDLTETVLLPGRAYVHNKRAQEILSRDGVDRIIARGPDKLSVDGEMSGTLTREEVLKKELIAFEDLIEAINFFGVRKS; from the coding sequence ATGCAGATAATAGCAGATGTGGGCGGAATACCCGGGAAAGATTGTAGAGGGTTCTGTAAATACTGTTACTTCCGAAAAGTAAAAGGAAATGAACCTCTTGGATGTAAAAACTGCTCACCCGGAAGAGTAGGATGTGAAAGCTGTACTACCGGGGTTAGGGAAACAAAGAACGAATTTATACCCCCATTTATGGTTTTAGGTTCAGTACAGAATTCCCTGATGATGGGAAATTACCATGACGCTGATCTGAAGGTAAATGTGAGTGGGGGTGGAGATGTAAGCTGTTACCCTCATCTAATGGAACTTACAAGTGGATTGAATCAATGGGACCTCCCAATACACTTAGGTTACACCAGCGGGAAGGGTATAGATGATTCAAAAATCGCAGCAGATTTAATTTCACTCGGTGTTAATGAGGTTACCTTCACTGTTTTCTCAACGGATCCCCATCTTAGAAGGGAATGGGTGTTGGACGATAAGCCTGAAGAGTCCATGAAGGCACTGGAGATATTCTGCCAGAACAGTGAAGTTCATGCCGCATCAGTTATCGTTCCAGGTGTTAACGACGGCGAGAAATTATTTGAAACTTGTGCCAAACTCGAAGAATGGGGTGCAAAGGCATTCATACTTATGAGATTTGCAAATAACCGTAATCAGGGGCTTGTACTTGGAAATGAACCCATAATTGAAGGTGTGGAATCTCACAGCATAGATGAGTTTGATGCGCTCGTGAGAAGTGTTAACAAAGAGTTCAACTTCAAGGTTACAGGTACTCCAGTTTGTGACCCTGAAAATGACACACCATTTGCAATTTCAAAGGATAAAAACAAGGAATATCTGGAAATACTCTCTGAAGTAACATCTGAAGCCACTATTCTTACAAGTAACGTTTCAGCACCATTCATTAAAAAAATAATTAAAAATATTGGGGCTGAAGACCTTGTAAACGTTGTTGCAGCAGAACAGGACATAGGCTGTCTCATAACCCATGAAGATCTTGAAAAAATCGACCTGGGGGATCTGACTGAAACTGTCCTGCTCCCAGGAAGGGCGTACGTCCATAATAAAAGGGCCCAGGAAATATTGAGCCGCGACGGTGTGGACAGAATCATTGCAAGGGGTCCTGACAAACTCTCAGTTGACGGGGAAATGAGTGGAACCCTTACACGTGAAGAGGTCCTGAAAAAAGAACTTATAGCCTTTGAGGATTTGATTGAAGCTATAAACTTCTTTGGAGTGAGAAAAAGTTGA